A region from the Vicia villosa cultivar HV-30 ecotype Madison, WI linkage group LG3, Vvil1.0, whole genome shotgun sequence genome encodes:
- the LOC131658870 gene encoding uncharacterized protein LOC131658870 — MRQECHCGIDTPLMTAWTDTNPGRRFFGCGMYKVQGLKKCSNFVWLDEEMNPRAKEVISSLMQKLNEEKQRVKDSVAKEEELKMKMKLIKKQLKFNWVMTIVVLVQLMYKFKDV; from the exons ATGAGACAGGAGTGTCATTGCGGTATCGATACTCCATTGATGACGGCCTGGACCGATACAAACCCAGGACGTCGCTTTTTCGGTTGTGGGATGTACAAGGTTCAAGGTTTAAAGAAGTGCAGTAACTTTGTTTGGCTTGACGAGGAAATGAACCCTAGGGCAAAAGAAGTAATTTCAAGCTTAATGCAAAAGTTGAATGAAGAAAAGCAGAGGGTTAAGGATTCAgtcgcaaaagaagaagaattgaagatgaagatgaaactgATAAAGAAACAGTTGAAGTTTAATTGGGTCATGACCATTGTTGTGCTG GTTCAATTAATGTATAAGTTTAAGGATGTTTAG